The following proteins are co-located in the Massilia litorea genome:
- a CDS encoding sodium:solute symporter family protein: MSGQKRYFRRLSGYYAWFCVCFAGFLLALTVLENEGMPRLWIGHLFMFATIVLYATIGVISRTSNVTEYYVAGRRVPALFNGMATAADWISAASFISLAGGLYLSGFDALAYIMGWTGGYCLVALLIAPYLRKFAQYTIPDFLAVRYGGGAGGRGGPVRALAVGATIIVSFVYVVAQIYAVGLIASRFTGVDFSVGIFLGLASILVCSFLGGMRGITWTQVAQYIIILVAFLIPTMWLSAKHADNPLPQVAYGSVLPKLAQREAQLAADPREREVRAHFQQQADAYAARLAALPGSWEQGKVEAQRRLDAARLRNLSLADVRSAERALAAYPKTAEDAEPLWREQRTRLLARAQPPQPHAMPFPGATEAESNAHRNNFLALVFCLMFGTAALPHILMRSYTTPSVDETRISVFWTLFFILLIYLSIPALAVLAKYDIYTSLVGSDFSSLPTWISYWGNIDKVNPLIQVTDINGDGLVQLAEIAIDGDVLVLATPEIGGLPYVISGLVAAGGLAAALSTADGLLLAISNALSHDIYYKIVDPGASTQKRVTISKLLLLAVAFIAAYAASQKPADILSLVGAAFSLAASALFPALVLGVFWKRANHVGAIAGIVVGFMVCLYYMLRVHPILGGRLDAAWFDIAPMSAGIFGVPAGLAAVVIASLLSPAPARSSDALVDHIRAPE; encoded by the coding sequence ATGAGCGGCCAGAAGCGCTACTTCCGGCGCCTGTCCGGCTACTACGCCTGGTTCTGCGTCTGCTTCGCCGGCTTCCTGCTGGCCCTGACGGTGCTGGAAAACGAGGGCATGCCGCGGCTCTGGATCGGCCACCTGTTCATGTTCGCCACGATCGTGCTGTACGCCACCATCGGCGTCATCAGCCGCACCTCGAACGTGACCGAATACTATGTTGCCGGACGCCGCGTGCCGGCCCTGTTCAACGGCATGGCCACCGCGGCCGACTGGATCTCGGCGGCAAGCTTCATCAGCCTGGCGGGCGGCCTGTATCTGTCCGGCTTCGACGCCCTCGCCTACATCATGGGCTGGACCGGCGGCTATTGCCTGGTCGCGCTGCTGATCGCGCCCTATCTGCGCAAGTTCGCCCAGTACACGATCCCCGACTTTCTCGCCGTGCGCTACGGCGGCGGCGCGGGCGGGCGCGGCGGGCCGGTGCGCGCGCTCGCCGTCGGTGCCACCATCATCGTCTCCTTCGTGTACGTGGTCGCGCAGATCTATGCCGTCGGCCTGATCGCCTCGCGCTTCACCGGCGTCGATTTCTCGGTCGGGATTTTCCTCGGCCTGGCCAGCATCCTGGTCTGCTCTTTTCTCGGCGGCATGCGCGGCATTACCTGGACGCAGGTGGCCCAGTACATCATCATCCTGGTCGCCTTCCTGATCCCGACCATGTGGCTGTCAGCGAAGCACGCCGACAATCCCTTGCCGCAAGTGGCCTACGGCTCGGTGCTGCCGAAGCTGGCCCAGCGCGAAGCCCAGCTTGCGGCCGACCCACGCGAGCGCGAAGTTAGGGCGCACTTCCAGCAGCAGGCCGACGCCTACGCCGCACGCCTGGCGGCATTACCCGGTTCCTGGGAACAGGGCAAGGTGGAGGCGCAGCGCAGGCTCGACGCGGCGCGCCTGCGCAATCTATCCCTGGCCGACGTGCGCAGCGCCGAGCGCGCCCTCGCCGCCTACCCGAAGACGGCGGAAGACGCCGAGCCCCTGTGGCGCGAACAGCGCACGCGCCTGCTTGCGCGCGCCCAGCCGCCGCAGCCGCATGCCATGCCCTTCCCCGGCGCCACCGAAGCGGAATCGAATGCGCACCGCAACAATTTCCTGGCGCTCGTGTTCTGCCTGATGTTCGGCACCGCCGCCCTGCCCCACATCCTGATGCGCTCGTACACCACGCCCTCGGTGGACGAAACCAGGATTTCGGTGTTCTGGACCCTGTTCTTCATTCTCCTGATTTACCTGAGCATCCCGGCGCTGGCGGTCCTGGCGAAATACGACATCTATACGAGCCTGGTGGGCAGCGATTTCAGTTCGCTGCCCACCTGGATTTCGTACTGGGGAAATATCGACAAGGTCAATCCCCTGATTCAAGTAACTGACATCAACGGCGACGGCCTGGTGCAGCTGGCGGAAATCGCGATCGACGGCGACGTGCTGGTCCTGGCCACGCCCGAGATCGGCGGCCTGCCGTATGTGATCTCGGGCCTGGTGGCGGCCGGCGGGCTGGCCGCGGCCCTGTCCACGGCAGACGGCCTGCTGCTGGCCATCTCGAACGCGCTCTCGCACGACATCTATTACAAGATCGTCGATCCCGGCGCCTCGACCCAGAAGCGGGTGACGATCTCGAAACTGCTGCTGCTGGCGGTGGCCTTCATTGCGGCCTATGCCGCCTCGCAAAAGCCGGCCGACATCCTTTCTCTGGTCGGCGCCGCCTTTTCGCTGGCGGCCTCGGCCCTGTTCCCGGCGCTGGTGCTGGGCGTGTTCTGGAAGCGCGCCAACCATGTGGGCGCCATTGCCGGGATAGTGGTCGGCTTCATGGTCTGCCTGTATTACATGCTGCGGGTACACCCGATCCTGGGCGGCCGGCTGGACGCGGCCTGGTTCGACATCGCGCCGATGTCGGCCGGTATCTTTGGAGTCCCGGCCGGCCTGGCCGCGGTCGTGATCGCCAGTCTCCTGAGCCCGGCACCGGCACGCTCGAGCGATGCACTGGTCGACCACATTCGGGCACCGGAATAG
- a CDS encoding DUF4212 domain-containing protein, whose protein sequence is MPPEPLPSTAPSSEPELQRQRRLLAARAAHWRRTRRLTFVLMALWLATGFCTVYFARELARVTLFGWPLSFYMAAQGASLVCLAIIGVYAWRMRRFDRDLARAMQGGAGVGG, encoded by the coding sequence ATGCCGCCTGAACCCTTGCCCTCGACTGCGCCTTCGTCCGAGCCTGAGCTGCAGCGCCAGCGCCGTTTATTGGCCGCGCGCGCCGCCCACTGGCGCCGCACGCGCCGCTTGACCTTCGTCCTGATGGCGCTATGGCTGGCGACCGGTTTTTGTACCGTGTATTTTGCGCGCGAACTGGCACGCGTCACCCTGTTCGGCTGGCCGCTCTCCTTCTACATGGCGGCGCAAGGGGCATCGCTGGTGTGCCTGGCGATCATCGGCGTCTACGCCTGGCGCATGCGCCGCTTCGACCGCGATCTTGCGCGCGCCATGCAGGGCGGCGCCGGGGTCGGCGGATGA